The genomic stretch CCATGGTTATGGATTTAGAGCAGAAAACAGAGCGGGAGGCTCTTCTGGCAATGCATACAGAGAAGGACGAGGAATGGTTTCAATCCGATGAAGGAATCCAGGTATTTTGCGACGGACTAAAAGAATATGACAGAGAAAAGATTGATGAGATGATGGATTTTCAATTTATCGGAAACCATACGGGAGTCTATAATATGGATGTCAGAAATTCAATGCTCAATGTTATCGATGGAATTCGTTTTACGTCGGATACACCTTTTAGGTATAACCGGACAATTCACATGTTTGGACCGAGCACTTTGTTTGGTGTAGGCGTTGAGGATAAGCATACCATTTCCAGTTATGTGCAAAGATATGTAAATCATAAGTTTCCGGAGAAAAATATTCGAGTAGTGAACCATGGAGTACCAAGGGCAGATGATATAGACATAGCCAGGCTCATTCGCAGCACACCTGTAAAGTCTGCAGATATGATTGTTATAGTATACAGCAGATTGGAAGAAAATCATAATATCCGATGTGCTTTTGAAAAGATAAAATGTCTTGATGCTCATCAGATATTTGAAAGACCGCATGATATGGGTGAAATCTTTTTAGACACGACACACTGGAACCATAAACCCAATCGCAGAATAAGCGAATACCTGGTTGATGGATTTTTAGGAGATTGTATCCTGAACGATAATGGAATATACGATAATGTCCAAAAAAACCAAGTGATACATAATGCATTTTATACTAAGCTGTCTCAAGATAAGGAATTTTTAAAAAGTATAGAGGAATTAAAGCAATACCGTTTTCAGAATTCAAAAAAGACAGGGTGTATTATCATGAATGCCAATCCCTTTACCCTGGGACATCGTGGGTTGGTAGAAATGTCACTTAAGTATGTTGAAAATCTGTATGTTTTTGTATTGCAGGAGGATAGATCATATTTTTCATTTAAGGACCGGTTTGCTATGGTGAGGGAAGGCTGTAAGGACCTTAAGAATGTAAAGGTACTGCCAACAGGAAATGTGATGGCTTCAGCAGCCTTGTTTCCTGAATACTTCCAGCGGGAGCAACTTAAAAAAGAGGTGAAATTTGATATCCGTAAGGATATCACAGTAATGGCAGGCTTTATAGCACCGACACTGAATATTACCATGCGGTTTATGGGGACAGAACCAATATGTCCGATTACAAGACAGCTCGTTCAGCATACACAAGAGCTGCTTCCGTATTATGGAGTGCAGTTGGTGATATTTGATCGGATTGAAAAGGAAAACGAACCAATTAGTGCATCCTCTGTTCGTAAGTATCTGAAGGAAAGAAATGAGGAAGCCATGAGGAAAATTGTACCTGCAACCACCTATGAATATTTAATCAACAACTTTATGATGAAAGAAGAGGTAGCAGAATGAGTTCATAAAGGCTCATGGATATAGGAAAGCATGGCTGCAGATAAGGTTTCTGGTGATGATAGGGAACTTATATTAAAGAATCTTTACTTGTATGCATTATGAAATAGCTGTATATTTAGAAGGATATTAATACATCATGAGCCTGAGCGTAAGCGTAAGTATATATTGCAGAAGATGAAAAAGAGCAAGGGGTGTATTCCTGTAAGAAATAGTGGAAATTAACAATCGTTTGCCTTATAATGCTTATAGGGTTATACCTCTTTAAATGAGAGAAAGAGTTAAATGGAAGCAGAAGTAATCAAAGGAAGAGTTATTGGTGGCACAATATGAATTGGAATGAATTATTATCATTAGAGACCCAGGTTGAAAGAGAGAAAGAACCTGAAACTTTTGAAAAGTATCCCATAAGTGATTTGGAAAAGGATTATAAATCGATTATATCCAGCGCAGCATTTAGAAGATTACAAGATAAGACACAGGTATTTCCGCTGGATAAGAGTGATTTTGTCAGAACAAGACTGACACACTCCATTGAGGTCTCTACAATTGCAAGACAGCTGGGAATCATGATAACCAGAAATACGACTCCATATTTGCAGGAGTTTTTTAAGAATAACAGTGAAGTTACAGATGAAATACCAGTAATATTATCCTGTGCAGGATTGTTACATGACATTGGAAATCCGCCTTTTGGGCACTTTGGTGAAGTGGTTATAGGGGAATGGTTTAAGAAAGAATTCAAAAATGATAATTTCAGATACAAAGGCAGGCCTGTTGCCGAAATTCTGCATAAACAGATGCGGTTGGACCTGGAGAATTTCGAAGGTAATGCCCAGGCATTAAGAATTCTGTCTAAAGTAATGAACAGGCAAGAAGGTTATGAAGTAAATCTGACTTATGGTGTAGTAAATACGCTTATCAAATATCCAACCTCCTCTTTGGAATATAATTATGAGGATGAGGATATCAAGAAGCATAAACTTGGATATTTTTATTCAGAAAAAAGTACAATTGACCTGATTACTTCTGTAACGGGAACCAGGAAGGAGAAAGAATATGTACGCCATCCTCTTGTGTATTTAATGGAGGCGGCAGATGATATAGCATATTCAACTGCTGATTTAGAAGATGCAGTGAAGAAAGGATTGATTACTACAGAACAGTTCATTGAATACTTTGAAAGAGAGAGTATGGAAATCACTAATCCATTTCAAAAGAAATACTCCCAAGAGTTAATTGACGATCTAAAAAATCGTATGGATGCTAGCAGAAGTGTAGAAAAAGACCTAATTGCTTTTCAGAAGTGGATGGAACGTGTAAGGATGTGGTTGATGTATGCGGCTTCCTACAGATTTTCGAAAAGCTATGACGACATCATGGAGGGAGTATTTAAGAATGATTTGTTCTATGATACCAACCATCAGGAATCATTACGAATTCTAAAGGGAGCAATGAGTGAATTTGTATATGATAATAAAGGAATCATAAAGCTGGAATTATCAGCAAAGAAAATTATTAGTTCTTTATTGGATGATTTTGTTTATGCTGCGTTGCATTGGCAGGCAGAAAGTAAAACAGAGGAAGCAGAATATAAATTATCCAAAGCAGATAAGAAGCTCATAAATATCATTTCATCTAATTATAAGGAAGATTATTTGTGTGCAAAAACGGATGATGAAGCAGAGAATCTGTATTTAAGATTTCTTATGGTTACAGATTACATCAGCGGAATGACAGATTCCTATGCAAAAAATCTTTATCAGGAGCTAAATGGAATCTAACAAAGACTTTTGCAGAGTAACAGCATAAATATTAATATCGGAAAACTGCTTTTTCATAAAATATAGGTCATAACATTGGTTCATCCTCCTAAAGGTGTAGTATCACATATTTATTAAAATGACATATGATATGGTAAGATAGAAATGTGAGGAGACTGTACGTTGGACGATATGAATGCTTTCAACAAACAGGGTCATTATAATGACGAGTCTTTAACGGATGACGAGGTTTTATCCAGTGAAGAATTTGTAGTTCCACCTTCAGGTCCCGGCAACCAGGGACCTGGCTTCGGACCGGGACCAGGTCAGAGACCAGGACCAGGGCCAAGACCACCGATGCCGGGACCAGGACCAGGGCCAAGACCACCGATGCCGGGACCAGGACCAGGGCCGAGACCACCGATGCCGGGACCAGGACCAGGGCCAAGACCACCGATGCCGGGACCAGGACCAGGGCCGAGACCACCGATGCCGGGACCAGGACCAGGGCCGAGACCACCGATGCCGGGACCAGGACCAGGGCCGAGACCACCGATGCCGGGACCAGGACCAGGGCCGAGACCACCGATGCCGGGACCAGGACCAGGGCCAAGACCACCGATGCCGGGACCAGGACCAGGGCCGAGACCACCGATGCCGGGACCAGGACCAGGGCCAAGACCACCGATGCCGGGACCAGGACCAGGGCCGAGACCGCCGATGCCGGGACCAGGACCAGGGCCGAGACCACCAATGCCGGGACCAGGACCAGGGCCGAGACC from Anaerocolumna sp. AGMB13020 encodes the following:
- a CDS encoding deoxyguanosinetriphosphate triphosphohydrolase — encoded protein: MNWNELLSLETQVEREKEPETFEKYPISDLEKDYKSIISSAAFRRLQDKTQVFPLDKSDFVRTRLTHSIEVSTIARQLGIMITRNTTPYLQEFFKNNSEVTDEIPVILSCAGLLHDIGNPPFGHFGEVVIGEWFKKEFKNDNFRYKGRPVAEILHKQMRLDLENFEGNAQALRILSKVMNRQEGYEVNLTYGVVNTLIKYPTSSLEYNYEDEDIKKHKLGYFYSEKSTIDLITSVTGTRKEKEYVRHPLVYLMEAADDIAYSTADLEDAVKKGLITTEQFIEYFERESMEITNPFQKKYSQELIDDLKNRMDASRSVEKDLIAFQKWMERVRMWLMYAASYRFSKSYDDIMEGVFKNDLFYDTNHQESLRILKGAMSEFVYDNKGIIKLELSAKKIISSLLDDFVYAALHWQAESKTEEAEYKLSKADKKLINIISSNYKEDYLCAKTDDEAENLYLRFLMVTDYISGMTDSYAKNLYQELNGI